AAGTTTTCCTAAAAATAGTTTTACAGAAGGAGGAATACTACCTGCAATCTTAGGTAGCATTAGTCTTGTTGCACTTGCATCCCTTTTAGCAATTCCCATTGGTATAGGTGGAGGCATCTTCCTATCTGAGTATTCTAAAGAAAATCTTTTTACAGAAGTAGTAAAATTAGCAATTGATACACTTTCCGGTATTCCATCAATTATTTTTGGCCTTTTCGGATTTGCCCTTTTTTCAAAAATATTTGGCTTCAAAATCTCCCTTCTTTCTGGAAGTTTAACACTTGCAATATTAATGTTGCCTATAATCTCCTCAACAACTATAGAGAGTCTAAAAATGGTGCCAAAAGATTTTAGAGATGCATCATTTGCGCTTGGTGCAACAAAATGGCAAACTACCTCTGCAGTTGTATTAAAAACTGCTTTACCAAACATTATCACAGGAGTTCTTTTAAGCATTGGTAGGGCCGTAGGAGAAACTGCTCCTATAATGTTTACTGGAGCAACATTTTATACAAGAGAATTACCCAACAGTCTTTTTAAACCAGTTATGGCATTACCATACACAATCTACGCACTTCTTACAGAAGGAACTTTTCCAAAAGATCAAGTGCCCATTGCTTTTGGTTCTGCTATTGTCCTTATATTTCTTGTATTTACAATTTCTTTACCTGGGATTATAATAAGAGATAGATTTAGGAGAGGTAAAAAATGGTAAAAGTAGAAGTAAAAAACCTAAACGCTTACACAAAAAAACAGCACATTCTTAAAAATATCAATTTAGAGTTTGAAGAAAAAAGTGTAACTGCGATCATCGGACCATCGGGCTGCGGAAAGTCAACATTTTTAAGAAGCTTAAATAGAATGAACGATTTCTTTGAAGATATTACAATAGAAGGAAGTGTGCTTATTGACGGAAAGAACATTTACGATAAAGATGTAGATGTATACAAATTAAGAAAACAAGTAGGAATGGTTTTTCAAAAACCAAATCCCTTCCCTAAGTCTATTTTTGAAAATATCGCATACGGTTTAAGAATTCAGGGAATAAAAGATAAAAA
Above is a window of Caldisericaceae bacterium DNA encoding:
- the pstA gene encoding phosphate ABC transporter permease PstA, whose amino-acid sequence is MDKKNKERIVFLLFRLATLIAIVAILTVLLYIFTNGLKVISLKFIISFPKNSFTEGGILPAILGSISLVALASLLAIPIGIGGGIFLSEYSKENLFTEVVKLAIDTLSGIPSIIFGLFGFALFSKIFGFKISLLSGSLTLAILMLPIISSTTIESLKMVPKDFRDASFALGATKWQTTSAVVLKTALPNIITGVLLSIGRAVGETAPIMFTGATFYTRELPNSLFKPVMALPYTIYALLTEGTFPKDQVPIAFGSAIVLIFLVFTISLPGIIIRDRFRRGKKW